The genomic interval CAGCCGGTTGGCGAAGGCGTCGGCGCAGAGGGCGGCGGCGGGGATCTCGATCATGCCCCCGACAGGCATCTTAGGGTCGAACGGCAGGCCTTCCTGGGTCAACTCCCGACGTGCCTGGGCGAGGAGGGCACGGGTATGGTCCACCTCCCCCAGATTGGTGAGCATGGGCAGCATGAGCCGCACCGGGCCCTCCGCGGAGGCGCGCAGGATGGCGCGCAGCTGGGGCCGGAAGAGATCCAGATCCTTGAGGCAGAGGCGGATGGCGCGGAGTCCCAGGGCCGGGTTGCAGGCGGCGGCGCAATGGGCCGAGGCCGAGCCATCCACCTGTTTGTCGGCCCCCAGGTCCAGGGTGCGAATGGTGATGGGGATGCCGCCCAGGCCTTGGATAACCTGGCGATAGGCGGCCAGGTGTTCCTCCTCGTTGGGCTGCCCCTCGCGGTTCATGTACAGGAACTCGGTGCGGTAAAGGCCGACGCCCACGGCGCCGTTAGCGCGGGCGAGTTGAGCGTCATCGGGGAGTTCCAGGTTGGCGAGGAGTTCGATGGGCTGGCCGTCCCGGGTCTGGCAGGGATCCTGGAGCAGGCGCCGCAGCCGGTTGCGCCGGGCGCTCAGGGCGATGAGGCGCTGGCGATAGTGATTGAGGATGCGGTAGTCGGCGCCTGCGATGACGGTCCCCGCCTCGCCATCCACCACCAGGATCTCGCCTTGATGCAGGTAGCGGGTGGCGTTGCGCACCCCCATGACCGCGGGGATGTTGAGGCTGCGGGCCAGGATGGCGGTGTGGGACAGGGGGCCGCCAAACTCGGTCACCAGGGCCACGGCGCCGCGATGGCGGAGCAGCAGGGTATCCGCCGGGGAGATGCCATGGGCGACGATGACGCAGCCCGAAATCTCGCTCTCGGGGTCGCGGAGCCCTGGGGTGCCGGGGGCGCCGGCAACAAGGAAGTCCAGAATATGATGGATGACTTGGTCGATATCATCACGGCGGCCGCGCAGGTAGGGGTCGTCCATTTCTTCGAAGATACGCGCCAGATCGTCGCGATGCTGCCGCAAGGCCCATTCCGCCGAGAAGAGGTGGTTGCGGATGAGGTCGCGGGCTGGTTCCACCAGGGCCGCGTCTTCCAGAATCAGCAGGTGCGAATCGATGAACTCGGCCAGGCTGAGCGGCGAGGCCTGTGAAACCTGATGGCGTACCGCCTGGAGTGCCCTCTGGGAGGCCGCCAGCGCATCCTCCAGGCGCGCGATTTCCAGGTGCACGTCACCGGGCTCGATGACCCGGGGCGCAACGGGCATGGACCCGCGCTCCATCCGATAGACCGGGCCCAGGGCGACGGCCTGGCTGGTGGAGACGCCGAGCCCGACCAGGACGACCGTCATTCACCCTCCCCGAAGCGATCGGCGATGAGGCACTCCAGGGCGGCGCAGGCCGGGACCTCGTCCTCGCCCTGGATGTGCAGCGTGATGCGCGCCCCTTGGGCGGCGGCCAGCATCATGACCCCCATGATGCTCTTGCCATTGACCTTGCGGCCGTCGCGCTCGACCTGGATAAGGCTGCTGAAAGCGCCCGCGCAGGTGACGAATTTGGCGGAGGCCCGGGCATGCAGGCCCAGCCGGTTGACGATTTCCACTTCCTTGATAATCAAGGCATAACCCCCATGGCCGCGCACTGCTGGCTGGCGCAGATCAGGACGCCGTCGCGCCCCCCGGCCTCCACCTTCAGGGCGAGTTCCGCCAGGGGCAGCCGGGGGTAGTTCAGTGCCCGGACCAGCATCGGCAGATTCAGGCCAGCGACGATCTGGATGGCCCCCGGCCCGCCTTGCAGGGAGCAGGCAATGTTGGCCGGCGTGGAGCCGTAAAGGTCGGCGAGAACCAGAACGCCATCCCCGCTATCGACCTCCAAGGCCAGTCGCAGGGCCTCGGCCAGCAAGGCGTCCCGCTGGGTTTCGTCGGTGACGGCCAAGGCGCGGGCCGCGACGGGGCAGGTGCCACCCAGAATGCGCGTGGCGGTGTAAAGCAGATTGGCGCCGATGTCGCCGTGGGTGATGAGGAGGAGTCCGACGCTCATGAGAGTTCCCGGTGGCGGAGCATGACCTTGCGACCCAGGGCGGCGAAGTGGTCGCGCAGTCTTTCTCCTACATAGACCGAGCGATGCTGGCCACCCGTGCAGCCGATGGCGATGGTGAGGTAGCTGCGTCCATCGGCCTCGAAGCGCGGGACCCAGCGTTCGAAGAAGCAGGAGAGGTCCTGGACCATCTCCGCGACCTCGGGCGATTCCTCCAGAAAGCGGGCGACCTCGGGGTCGCGGCCCGTCTGGGGGCGGAGGTGAGGCTGCCAGTGAGGATTCGGCAGGCAGCGGACATCGATGACAAAATCCACGTCGCGGGGCACGCCCTGTTTGAAGCCGAAGGTCTGAATCAGCAGCGAGACCTGGCGCGGGCTCGATTCCTGGAAGTGGCCCAGCACCCGATCCCGCAACTGGTGAACATTGGTATGGGTGGTATCGATGCGCAGGTCCGCTATGTCCAGGATGGGTGCCAGCAGGGTCCGCTCGAGATTGATGGCCTCCGCCAGGGAAAGATTCTCGGCGGTAAGGGGGTGTTTGCGCCGGGTCTCGCTGAATCGCTTGATCAGGGACTCGGGGCTTGCCTCCAGATACATGACGTGACACTCGACGCCGCGGCCCCGCAGGTCGGCCACCAGTTCCGGGACCTCGCCGAGCCGTTCGGGCTGGTTGCGGGCGTCGATACCGACGGCGGTGCGGGTCATCTGCGGGCTGGCGGCCTCCTCCAGGCCGTGAGCCAGTTCACGCAACAGAAAAAGCGGCAGATTATCGATGCAGTAGAAGCCGAGATCCTCCAGGGTGTGGAGGGCAACACTCTTGCCCGAGCCCGAGAGGCCGCTGACGATGATGAGCCTTACACCCACTCGGGGTCTCCATCAGGTGCATGGCCTTGCAGGGCACGCAACTGGCGTTCGGTGAAATCGATGCCCGCGTCATAGCCCCGGCTGCGCTGCACCTGGCTGCGCACCGCCGCCTCCACCAGGATCGCCAGATTGCGACCCGGGGCGACGGGCATGGTGACCTCGGGAACGC from Chromatiaceae bacterium carries:
- the ptsP gene encoding phosphoenolpyruvate--protein phosphotransferase — encoded protein: MTVVLVGLGVSTSQAVALGPVYRMERGSMPVAPRVIEPGDVHLEIARLEDALAASQRALQAVRHQVSQASPLSLAEFIDSHLLILEDAALVEPARDLIRNHLFSAEWALRQHRDDLARIFEEMDDPYLRGRRDDIDQVIHHILDFLVAGAPGTPGLRDPESEISGCVIVAHGISPADTLLLRHRGAVALVTEFGGPLSHTAILARSLNIPAVMGVRNATRYLHQGEILVVDGEAGTVIAGADYRILNHYRQRLIALSARRNRLRRLLQDPCQTRDGQPIELLANLELPDDAQLARANGAVGVGLYRTEFLYMNREGQPNEEEHLAAYRQVIQGLGGIPITIRTLDLGADKQVDGSASAHCAAACNPALGLRAIRLCLKDLDLFRPQLRAILRASAEGPVRLMLPMLTNLGEVDHTRALLAQARRELTQEGLPFDPKMPVGGMIEIPAAALCADAFANRLDFLSIGTNDLIQYTLATDRIDDTVNYLYDPLHPAVLRLIRMVIAAGRRQATPVAMCGEMAGDRRFTRLLLGLGLRQFSMQPGSLLEIKEIILEADTARLEEAVADLYGRLDNEPAEDLLDALNRGD
- a CDS encoding HPr family phosphocarrier protein — its product is MIIKEVEIVNRLGLHARASAKFVTCAGAFSSLIQVERDGRKVNGKSIMGVMMLAAAQGARITLHIQGEDEVPACAALECLIADRFGEGE
- a CDS encoding PTS fructose transporter subunit IIA, coding for MSVGLLLITHGDIGANLLYTATRILGGTCPVAARALAVTDETQRDALLAEALRLALEVDSGDGVLVLADLYGSTPANIACSLQGGPGAIQIVAGLNLPMLVRALNYPRLPLAELALKVEAGGRDGVLICASQQCAAMGVMP
- the rapZ gene encoding RNase adapter RapZ — its product is MGVRLIIVSGLSGSGKSVALHTLEDLGFYCIDNLPLFLLRELAHGLEEAASPQMTRTAVGIDARNQPERLGEVPELVADLRGRGVECHVMYLEASPESLIKRFSETRRKHPLTAENLSLAEAINLERTLLAPILDIADLRIDTTHTNVHQLRDRVLGHFQESSPRQVSLLIQTFGFKQGVPRDVDFVIDVRCLPNPHWQPHLRPQTGRDPEVARFLEESPEVAEMVQDLSCFFERWVPRFEADGRSYLTIAIGCTGGQHRSVYVGERLRDHFAALGRKVMLRHRELS